In Deltaproteobacteria bacterium, a single window of DNA contains:
- a CDS encoding sodium:solute symporter family protein: MITKLIVLSAYFLIILAIGFIARTRLKSSPETYFLADRKLGSLILLGTMVATNFSAFTVFGTSGAGYRDGYAFFPIMGFGTGFMALTFWIIGRRIWDVGRTTGAVTPPELIRNLYGSPVLSLLFSLVMIVFTVPYLALQPMAAGYALEALVGLPYVWGCVLVTVIILIYTLRGGMRAVAWTDLFQGVVMFLLLLASLVILARHHGGFIEANRHILFANPELFSRPGGTGKYTYGIWFSFIMLWFFCDPMFPQLFQRFFSAKSKTTLARIMLFYPLICTLVFFLPISVGVLGHLSFPGLVGKEADKILPMTMTLISGDVMAALVIAAGLAALMSTMDSQLLTLSSIFTRDILPIGGKFNGKTSLSGRLFVVFLSLSGLLLAYKPPATILQIATQTFTGLAVLFPTVIFGLYLKNLFPPAAIFSIIFGESVMLLFYFELIAAGPFLPVVWVMLVTFAVYGGVHLLLLGRKERIVWKRPAWIRNPYVYLMGAVFVLAMDYWAWGRIRPLVAGLPTWIGFFVLLSLLQTVGMFYMVRNSKSK; this comes from the coding sequence ATGATAACCAAACTTATTGTTCTGAGCGCCTATTTCCTGATTATCCTCGCCATTGGCTTCATTGCACGAACCCGCCTGAAATCGTCACCGGAAACCTATTTTCTGGCGGACCGCAAGTTGGGCTCTCTGATTCTCCTGGGCACCATGGTGGCAACCAATTTCTCCGCCTTCACCGTCTTCGGCACTTCGGGAGCGGGCTATCGTGACGGCTACGCGTTTTTCCCGATCATGGGCTTCGGTACCGGCTTCATGGCCCTGACCTTCTGGATCATCGGGCGAAGGATATGGGACGTCGGCAGAACGACCGGGGCGGTCACACCCCCGGAGCTGATACGCAACCTCTACGGCAGCCCTGTGCTGAGCCTCCTGTTTTCCCTGGTGATGATCGTTTTCACCGTTCCCTACCTAGCCCTGCAGCCCATGGCAGCCGGCTACGCCCTCGAAGCGCTGGTTGGCCTGCCGTACGTATGGGGCTGTGTGCTGGTTACCGTCATCATCCTGATCTACACCCTGCGCGGCGGGATGAGAGCCGTGGCATGGACCGATCTCTTTCAGGGGGTCGTCATGTTTCTTTTGCTTCTGGCTTCCCTCGTAATCCTGGCCCGGCACCACGGTGGTTTTATCGAAGCCAACCGCCATATACTCTTTGCCAACCCCGAGCTTTTCTCCCGTCCGGGCGGAACCGGTAAATACACCTACGGTATCTGGTTCAGCTTTATCATGCTGTGGTTCTTCTGTGACCCCATGTTTCCCCAGCTGTTTCAACGATTTTTTTCCGCCAAAAGCAAGACCACCCTAGCCAGAATCATGCTTTTCTACCCTTTGATATGCACGCTGGTTTTTTTCCTGCCGATCTCAGTGGGCGTGTTGGGGCACCTCTCCTTCCCCGGCCTGGTTGGCAAGGAGGCCGATAAGATTTTGCCCATGACCATGACCTTGATATCGGGAGATGTCATGGCCGCCCTGGTCATCGCCGCCGGACTGGCCGCTCTGATGTCCACCATGGACTCCCAACTGCTAACCTTGAGCTCCATTTTCACCAGGGACATTCTGCCCATCGGGGGCAAATTCAACGGTAAAACCAGCCTGAGCGGCCGCCTTTTCGTTGTTTTCCTGAGCCTGTCCGGCTTGCTGCTGGCCTATAAACCGCCCGCCACCATTCTGCAGATCGCCACGCAGACATTCACCGGCCTGGCCGTCCTTTTCCCGACCGTCATTTTCGGTCTCTATCTCAAGAACCTGTTCCCCCCAGCGGCCATCTTTTCCATCATCTTCGGCGAAAGCGTCATGCTGCTCTTTTACTTCGAATTAATTGCCGCCGGACCCTTTCTGCCCGTCGTCTGGGTCATGCTGGTCACCTTTGCAGTCTATGGGGGGGTCCATCTGTTGCTTCTCGGCAGAAAGGAGCGGATTGTCTGGAAACGGCCCGCGTGGATCCGCAACCCCTATGTATACCTGATGGGCGCCGTCTTCGTTTTGGCAATGGATTACTGGGCATGGGGACGGATCAGGCCGCTGGTGGCCGGCCTGCCGACCTGGATCGGGTTCTTCGTATTGCTCTCGCTGCTTCAAACGGTGGGTATGTTTTACATGGTGCGGAACTCAAAAAGCAAATAA
- a CDS encoding aspartate/glutamate racemase family protein: protein MDRETGKKIDRLCGKAQALIAVLDSGLGGLSVCAELEGELRRHPIFRHAHLSYFNVWPEAGRGYNSMADVAERVEVFDRALESVSTAEPDMILIACNTLSVLYNRTRFSRATHIPVVDIIDYGVDMIHAELKAVPKSQVILLGTRTTISEGVHQRALVQQGIDPGRIASQDCHGVATAIEKGPHSPRVADLVATYMDEAMKKLDGRQAVFAALCCTHFGYSRDIFRHALRKRLTVDVTMLDPTLAMGRFLLRMDCNPAFDRGSVTVDVLSKIELAPAGVRQISAIIRPQAPATADALERYVYKPDLF, encoded by the coding sequence ATGGACAGGGAGACCGGAAAAAAGATCGACCGCCTTTGCGGTAAAGCGCAGGCCCTGATTGCCGTACTGGATTCAGGCTTGGGCGGCCTTTCCGTGTGTGCCGAACTCGAAGGGGAGCTGCGCAGGCATCCTATTTTCCGGCATGCACATCTGTCTTATTTCAATGTCTGGCCGGAAGCGGGTCGTGGCTACAATTCAATGGCGGACGTTGCCGAACGTGTCGAGGTTTTCGACCGTGCCCTGGAATCCGTGAGTACGGCTGAACCGGACATGATTTTGATCGCCTGCAACACGCTTTCGGTGCTGTACAACCGCACGCGTTTCAGTCGTGCGACTCACATACCGGTAGTGGATATCATCGATTACGGCGTGGATATGATTCATGCAGAACTGAAAGCCGTCCCGAAAAGCCAGGTTATCCTTCTGGGGACGCGGACAACGATTTCCGAAGGCGTCCACCAGCGGGCGCTCGTGCAGCAGGGGATAGATCCCGGACGCATTGCGTCCCAGGACTGTCACGGGGTCGCCACCGCAATCGAAAAGGGCCCGCACAGCCCAAGGGTGGCGGACCTGGTCGCGACCTATATGGATGAAGCCATGAAGAAGCTTGACGGACGCCAAGCGGTCTTTGCGGCGCTTTGCTGTACCCATTTCGGCTACAGCCGCGACATCTTCCGGCACGCGCTGCGGAAGCGTCTGACGGTCGATGTAACAATGTTGGATCCGACCCTGGCGATGGGACGGTTTCTGCTGCGGATGGACTGTAACCCGGCATTCGATAGGGGAAGCGTCACCGTCGACGTGCTATCCAAGATAGAGCTGGCGCCTGCCGGCGTTAGGCAGATATCCGCAATTATCAGGCCGCAGGCACCCGCCACGGCTGATGCCCTGGAAAGGTATGTGTATAAACCTGATTTGTTTTAA
- a CDS encoding ATP-grasp domain-containing protein: protein MKKVLIITGPAGDAQGWGDLEVTRQLCGALNTLDKTAAFVFVESREDFMRAIENNAFDIVWSALYHISTKTDIVGLSQGDGLWVADMLDEKGIPYVGPNALTMKQLIRKDWTHKILQKSHVSVPDNFTVGIGEEIPPATYPLFVKPSCESRSVGISDDSVVNDRGQLEKAIRSVHADFEQPALVEAYLPGEEYTVLMLSNGENQEFLPGIVKVNASHFARYPILRSDLRGVGLTKIHRPEKKVAESVDLARRAVEALNCLDHVRIDMRADTRGELKIIEVNGIPGLKPGKSWSPQIYSLYHTSPGGAEAEYRQLVHLIVASGLSRYGL, encoded by the coding sequence GTGAAAAAAGTACTTATTATCACCGGTCCCGCCGGGGATGCCCAGGGTTGGGGGGATCTCGAGGTGACCCGACAGCTGTGCGGCGCCCTAAACACGCTGGACAAAACGGCCGCATTCGTCTTTGTCGAAAGCAGGGAAGATTTCATGCGGGCGATCGAAAACAACGCCTTCGACATCGTATGGAGCGCCCTGTACCACATATCCACCAAGACCGACATTGTCGGGCTGAGCCAAGGTGACGGCCTCTGGGTCGCCGATATGTTGGATGAAAAGGGCATTCCCTATGTCGGCCCCAATGCCCTGACCATGAAGCAGTTGATTCGGAAAGACTGGACCCACAAGATTCTTCAGAAAAGCCATGTGAGCGTGCCCGACAATTTTACGGTCGGCATCGGGGAAGAGATACCGCCGGCGACGTATCCGCTCTTCGTAAAACCCAGCTGTGAGTCCAGGTCCGTAGGCATCAGCGATGACAGCGTTGTCAATGACCGCGGGCAGCTCGAAAAGGCCATCCGGAGCGTTCATGCAGATTTCGAACAGCCCGCGCTTGTGGAAGCGTATCTTCCCGGGGAAGAGTACACGGTGCTGATGCTGTCCAATGGAGAAAACCAGGAATTTTTGCCGGGTATCGTCAAGGTGAATGCCTCCCACTTCGCGCGGTATCCGATCTTGAGGAGCGATTTGAGGGGGGTGGGACTCACCAAGATTCATCGCCCCGAAAAGAAGGTCGCGGAAAGTGTGGATCTTGCCAGGCGGGCGGTCGAAGCGCTGAATTGCCTCGACCATGTACGCATCGACATGCGTGCCGACACGCGCGGAGAACTGAAGATCATCGAAGTAAACGGCATACCCGGGCTCAAGCCTGGAAAAAGCTGGAGCCCTCAAATTTACTCGCTATATCACACCTCTCCCGGCGGTGCCGAAGCGGAATACCGGCAATTGGTGCATTTGATCGTGGCGTCGGG